CGCCATCGGCGTGCTGGACACGCTCATCACCTGGCGGCTCGCGCCCGAGGGAAAAGGCACGCGGCTCACGCTGGTGCACGAGGGCTTCAAGCTGGACACGCCGATGGGCAAGCGCGCCTTCGAGGGCATGAAGCCGGGATGGCCGGGCGTGGTGGGCGCGATCGAGCGCGTGCTGAACGGCTGATCCGCTAGGCGGGCCGTGTGTCGCCCCTGGGATCGGTCTGATCCGGCGCCACCAGCTCCTGCCAGAGGCTCCGCGGCCCCACCGGCGCCACGCCGATCTCGAGGGGCTGCACCGGCGCGGACCGGAAGGTGCCGAAGACGCGATCCCAGAGCACCGTGTGGCAGCCAAAGTTCGACTTGCTCTCGCTCACCACCGCCGAGTGGTGCACCTGGTGGTAGCCGGGGAAGTTGATCACCCAGCCGAGCACGCCCTCGGACACGCGGATGTTCGCGTGCGCGAGGATGCTCAGCACGCTGCCCAGATACACGACCGCGTTCACTTCCTCGAGCCCGGCGCCGAGCAGCAACAGCGGCGTGCTCCGCGCAATATGAAAGAAAAGGTTATCGACCGGGTGGGTGCGGATGGCCTTGATGCCCGTGAGCTCGGTGATCACGTGGTGGGTGCTGTGAAAGCGCCACAGCAGCCGGAAGTGGTGCGCCGCCCGGTGCATCCAGTACGACATCAGCTCCACCAGCAAGAACGCGAGCGCCACCCGGAGCCCCAGCGGCAGCGCGGTGGGCCAGAGCGTCGGCCGGTCGTAGCCGAAGCCGTGCGCGAGCAGCGCCTCCTGGATCCGCCCGAAGCCGAAGGAGATGAGCAGCGCGCTGCCGAGCGTCACGAAGGTCAGGTAGAAGAGGTCGCGGCCGAAGCGCGAGATGGCGCGCGGCGCGTCGGCGGCGAGGTTGTAGTTCCACGCCGGGTTCGCCGGGAACAGCTGCTCCACGATCCAGATCAGCGCGATCGACGCGAGCAGCGCCGCGGTGGTGAAGCCCAGCCCCAGCTTCGACGCGGTGAGCGCCCGCTCCAGCCCCGCGCGCGCCGCCCACCCGCCAATGGCGAGCGCGAGCAGCAGGGGCACGAACGCGTGCCGGAAGATCGCGTGCCCCAGGCCCTGCGGACGTTCCATGAAGCGCTCGACGGCTACGGCACGGTGAAGGTGAAGACCTTGCCGCTGGGGCAGCTGTTGGCCGACGCGCACGTGTCCTGGTCCGACGCGAGCAGCGTGCCGCAGTGCTCGGTGACCACGCCGTTCACCCGTACCTGCACCGCGAAGTTGAACGAGGTCGAGGCGTCGCAGTGCTCGTACTCGTCCACGATGACGGAGTACGTCCCGGAGGGCACGCCGCTGCTCGGGCAGATCACGTTCTCGATGTTGATCCCGTCGGTTTGGCAGCCGGCGTTGCTGTCGCGATCGAGCGAGCCCGAGGCGGAGCACTGGCTGGTGCCCGTCGGCCGATTCGTGTTCCCGTACCAGATGGCGCAGCCGTTGGGCTCCACCACGTGCACGTCGAGATCCTCGAGGGCGTCCCAGCTCAAGGTCACCTGCACCTCGCCCGCTGCGCCGTTGAGAACGCACGCGTTGTTCACGCAGGTGTAGCCGGTGGCGCACGCGCCGTTGTTGCACGGGCCGTTGGTCTGACCATCGAGGATGTCCGGCACGTTGCTGGGGCAGGTGCCGCCGGTGGTGGTCCCCGTGCCGCTGGTGCCCGTGGTGCTGGTCGCGCTCGTGCCCGTGGTGCTCGACGACGAGGTGCCCGTGGTGCTCGTCGCG
This genomic stretch from Deltaproteobacteria bacterium harbors:
- a CDS encoding sterol desaturase family protein: MERPQGLGHAIFRHAFVPLLLALAIGGWAARAGLERALTASKLGLGFTTAALLASIALIWIVEQLFPANPAWNYNLAADAPRAISRFGRDLFYLTFVTLGSALLISFGFGRIQEALLAHGFGYDRPTLWPTALPLGLRVALAFLLVELMSYWMHRAAHHFRLLWRFHSTHHVITELTGIKAIRTHPVDNLFFHIARSTPLLLLGAGLEEVNAVVYLGSVLSILAHANIRVSEGVLGWVINFPGYHQVHHSAVVSESKSNFGCHTVLWDRVFGTFRSAPVQPLEIGVAPVGPRSLWQELVAPDQTDPRGDTRPA